The following proteins come from a genomic window of Nocardiopsis sp. YSL2:
- a CDS encoding prenyltransferase has protein sequence MGAAPAVEALRLPGMLSAEELLRSADYLVRSQEPDGALPWFPGGHTDVWDHVECAMALTVTGTTVPEHAEAARRAYRWLERARHPGGGWPAKFRQGTAVTGLREANHAAYPAVGLFHHLLTTGDTAFAARMWPVVDSGLEFVLALRGEHGEILWARDENGSAGDHALLTVCASVHHALRCGAALGARLGHDRPEWTAAADTLAVLINDHEDLFADRARFSMDWFYPILGGAVRGVAAKERIQDRWDRFVVSGLGVRCVSDEPWVTAAESSELVLALAAMGEHETAVRILRNVQHLRDADDGVYWTGYQFAEQVRWPVERSTWTSAAVILAVDALTRTTEGSRVFLHTWDDDPRE, from the coding sequence ATGGGGGCCGCCCCCGCCGTCGAGGCGCTGCGCCTGCCGGGAATGCTCAGCGCCGAGGAGCTCCTCCGGTCCGCCGACTACCTGGTGCGCAGCCAGGAGCCCGACGGCGCGCTCCCGTGGTTCCCGGGCGGACACACCGACGTGTGGGACCACGTCGAGTGCGCCATGGCCCTGACCGTGACCGGGACGACCGTGCCCGAGCACGCCGAGGCCGCCCGCCGCGCCTACCGGTGGTTGGAGCGGGCCCGGCACCCGGGCGGCGGCTGGCCGGCCAAGTTCCGCCAGGGCACGGCCGTGACCGGGCTGCGCGAGGCCAACCACGCCGCCTACCCCGCGGTCGGCCTGTTCCACCACCTGCTCACCACCGGTGACACCGCGTTCGCCGCACGGATGTGGCCCGTGGTGGACAGCGGCCTGGAGTTCGTCCTGGCGCTGCGCGGAGAGCACGGCGAGATCCTGTGGGCGCGCGACGAGAACGGCTCCGCGGGCGACCACGCCCTGCTCACGGTGTGCGCGAGCGTGCACCACGCCCTGCGCTGCGGTGCGGCGCTCGGCGCCCGGCTCGGCCACGACCGCCCCGAGTGGACGGCCGCCGCCGACACACTGGCCGTGCTCATCAACGACCACGAGGACCTGTTCGCCGACCGCGCCCGCTTCTCGATGGACTGGTTCTATCCGATCCTGGGCGGCGCCGTGCGCGGCGTGGCCGCCAAGGAGCGCATCCAGGACCGCTGGGACCGGTTCGTCGTGTCGGGTCTGGGCGTGCGCTGCGTGAGCGACGAGCCCTGGGTCACCGCGGCCGAGTCCTCGGAACTGGTCCTGGCCCTGGCCGCCATGGGCGAGCACGAGACGGCGGTCCGGATCCTGCGGAACGTGCAGCACCTGCGGGACGCCGACGACGGCGTCTACTGGACGGGCTACCAGTTCGCCGAACAGGTGCGCTGGCCCGTCGAGCGGAGCACCTGGACGTCGGCCGCGGTGATCCTGGCGGTGGACGCCCTCACACGCACCACGGAGGGCTCCCGGGTGTTCCTGCACACCTGGGACGACGACCCGCGGGAGTAG
- a CDS encoding class I SAM-dependent methyltransferase: MGCGGGRHAFEIYRRGADVVAFDQNVGDLAEVDTMFAAMRAEGEAPEGATAETVKGDALDLPFDDASFDRVVAAEIFEHLPHDTAAMRELFRVLEPGGIAAVTVPSFLPERLCWALSEQYHTNEGGHIRIYTRAELEAKLKATGFEIGPHHHAHALHAPYWWIKCAVGTDNDDHPLARAYHRMLVWDMLQAPKVTRVAERLLNPVIGKSVVVYVRKPRTAA; the protein is encoded by the coding sequence CTGGGATGCGGCGGTGGCCGCCACGCCTTCGAGATCTACCGCCGCGGCGCCGACGTCGTCGCCTTCGACCAGAACGTCGGCGACCTCGCCGAGGTCGACACCATGTTCGCGGCCATGCGCGCCGAGGGCGAGGCCCCCGAGGGCGCGACCGCCGAGACCGTCAAGGGCGACGCCCTGGACCTGCCCTTCGACGACGCGAGCTTCGACCGCGTCGTGGCCGCCGAGATCTTCGAGCACCTGCCGCACGACACGGCCGCGATGCGGGAACTCTTCCGGGTGCTCGAACCGGGCGGCATCGCGGCGGTGACGGTACCGAGCTTCCTGCCCGAGCGCCTGTGCTGGGCGCTCTCGGAGCAGTACCACACCAACGAGGGCGGACACATCCGCATCTACACGCGCGCCGAACTGGAGGCCAAGCTCAAGGCCACCGGGTTCGAGATCGGCCCGCACCACCACGCGCACGCCCTGCACGCTCCGTACTGGTGGATCAAGTGCGCGGTGGGCACCGACAACGACGACCACCCGCTGGCCCGGGCCTACCACCGGATGCTGGTGTGGGACATGCTCCAGGCCCCGAAGGTCACCCGCGTGGCCGAGCGACTGCTCAACCCGGTGATCGGCAAGAGCGTCGTGGTGTACGTGCGCAAGCCGCGTACCGCAGCCTGA
- a CDS encoding glycosyltransferase family 4 protein has product MTQSGHSTGPTPRPADDRPLRVALLSYRSKEHCGGQGVYVRHLSRELAALGHQVTVFSGQPYPVLDEGVTLEKVPSLDLYNDADPFTTPPLREWRDWIDVLEVATMWTAGFPEPLTFSLRANRELRRRLADFDVVHDNQTLGWGLLGIRSAGLPLVTTIHHPISVDRRIELDEARGLQKLSKRRWYGFVSMQAKVARRLDPILVPSRSSADDIAREFGVDPATMEVTPLGVDTRYFHPRPEVERVPGRIVCTASADSPLKGVGTLLRAAAKLATEREVSLTIVSRPKPGGPTDRLVDELGLRDRVEFVSGIDDTALATLIASAQVAVVPSFYEGFSLPAVEAMACATPLVASHAGALPEVVGTDGDAGRLVPPGDPDALAGVLGALMDDDRERARMGAAAWRRVQERFTWSAVAELTAQRYTSTIAAATGRRPVDGDARPASVRARANGA; this is encoded by the coding sequence TTGACCCAGTCGGGCCACAGCACGGGACCGACCCCCCGGCCTGCCGACGACCGCCCCCTGCGCGTCGCCCTGCTCTCCTACCGGAGCAAGGAGCACTGCGGCGGGCAGGGCGTCTACGTCCGCCACCTCTCCCGTGAACTGGCCGCGCTCGGCCACCAGGTCACCGTCTTCTCCGGCCAGCCCTACCCCGTCCTCGACGAGGGCGTGACCCTGGAGAAGGTCCCCTCCCTGGACCTCTACAACGACGCCGACCCCTTCACCACCCCGCCCCTGCGCGAGTGGCGCGACTGGATCGACGTCCTGGAGGTCGCCACCATGTGGACCGCCGGCTTCCCCGAACCCCTCACCTTCTCGCTGCGCGCCAACCGCGAGCTGCGCCGACGCCTGGCCGACTTCGACGTCGTCCACGACAACCAGACCCTCGGCTGGGGCCTGCTCGGCATCCGGTCCGCCGGCCTGCCGCTGGTCACCACCATCCACCACCCCATCAGCGTGGACCGCCGCATCGAACTCGACGAGGCCCGCGGCCTGCAGAAGCTCTCCAAGCGCCGCTGGTACGGGTTCGTGTCCATGCAGGCCAAGGTCGCCCGCAGACTCGACCCGATCCTGGTCCCCTCCCGTTCCTCCGCCGACGACATCGCCCGCGAGTTCGGCGTCGACCCCGCCACCATGGAGGTCACCCCCCTCGGCGTCGACACCCGCTACTTCCACCCGCGCCCCGAGGTCGAACGCGTCCCCGGCCGCATCGTGTGCACCGCCAGCGCGGACAGCCCCCTCAAGGGCGTGGGGACACTCCTGCGCGCCGCCGCCAAACTCGCCACCGAACGCGAGGTCTCGCTGACCATCGTCAGCCGACCCAAACCGGGCGGCCCCACCGACCGGCTGGTGGACGAACTCGGCCTGCGCGACCGCGTCGAGTTCGTCAGCGGCATCGACGACACCGCCCTGGCCACCCTCATCGCCTCCGCCCAGGTCGCGGTCGTCCCCTCCTTCTACGAGGGCTTCTCCCTACCCGCCGTGGAGGCGATGGCCTGCGCGACCCCGCTGGTCGCCAGCCACGCCGGAGCCCTGCCCGAGGTCGTCGGCACCGACGGCGACGCCGGGCGCCTGGTCCCCCCGGGCGACCCCGACGCCCTGGCCGGGGTGCTCGGCGCGCTCATGGACGACGACCGCGAGCGCGCCCGCATGGGCGCCGCCGCCTGGCGGCGCGTCCAGGAACGCTTCACCTGGAGCGCCGTCGCCGAACTCACCGCCCAGCGCTACACCAGCACCATCGCCGCCGCCACCGGCCGCCGACCGGTCGACGGCGACGCCCGGCCCGCCTCCGTGCGGGCCCGCGCGAACGGCGCCTGA
- a CDS encoding MBL fold metallo-hydrolase, translated as MPDVPPVEDIGDGVWSLPVPIPGNPLGFTYVYLLTGPEGPVLVDTGWNHDESWDALVEGVKQTGHTMDQIRGAVLTHFHPDHTGLVGRLREHSDAWTAMHPADIAVIERLASADEAERADSIADQLLRAGFPAEDLDAFRADPHVLAPPAVPDRVLADGATVDLPGRDLRAVWTPGHTPGHLCLHLPEDRLLFTGDHVLPRITPHVGQFPLHSPDGDPLGDFLRAQEQVGRLPDADRLLCLPAHETRFRGTAARAAEITAHHEERLDQIAALLDDGPATLWELTTRLPWRRPWADMRLLARHMAASETAAHLRTLEERRRALRTDTEPCAATHPTSPPTGAQVPRWGAVHPPGLPA; from the coding sequence ATGCCTGACGTTCCCCCGGTCGAGGATATCGGCGACGGCGTGTGGAGCCTGCCGGTCCCCATCCCCGGCAACCCCCTCGGCTTCACCTACGTCTACCTGCTCACCGGCCCCGAGGGCCCCGTCCTCGTCGACACCGGCTGGAACCACGACGAGTCCTGGGACGCCCTCGTCGAGGGCGTCAAACAGACCGGCCACACCATGGACCAGATCCGCGGGGCCGTCCTCACCCACTTCCACCCCGACCACACCGGGCTCGTCGGACGGCTGCGCGAACACTCCGACGCCTGGACCGCCATGCACCCGGCCGACATCGCCGTCATCGAACGCCTGGCCTCGGCCGACGAGGCCGAACGCGCCGACTCCATCGCCGACCAGCTCCTCCGAGCCGGCTTCCCCGCCGAGGACCTCGACGCCTTCCGCGCCGACCCCCACGTCCTCGCCCCACCCGCCGTCCCCGACCGCGTCCTGGCCGACGGCGCCACCGTCGACCTGCCCGGCCGCGACCTGCGCGCGGTGTGGACACCGGGCCACACCCCCGGCCACCTGTGCCTGCACCTGCCCGAGGACCGGCTCCTCTTCACCGGCGACCACGTCCTGCCGCGCATCACACCCCACGTGGGCCAGTTCCCCCTCCACTCCCCCGACGGCGACCCGCTGGGCGACTTCCTGCGCGCCCAGGAACAGGTGGGCCGCCTGCCCGACGCCGACCGCCTCCTGTGCCTTCCCGCACACGAGACCCGCTTCCGCGGCACCGCCGCACGCGCGGCCGAGATCACCGCCCACCACGAGGAGCGCCTCGACCAGATCGCCGCCCTGCTCGACGACGGCCCCGCCACCCTGTGGGAGCTCACCACCCGGCTGCCCTGGCGGCGCCCGTGGGCCGACATGCGATTGCTGGCGCGCCACATGGCCGCCTCCGAGACCGCCGCCCACCTCCGCACGCTGGAGGAGCGGCGCCGCGCCCTCCGCACCGACACGGAACCCTGCGCCGCGACCCACCCGACCTCGCCGCCCACCGGTGCACAGGTACCGCGCTGGGGCGCCGTCCACCCGCCCGGGCTCCCCGCATAG
- a CDS encoding TetR family transcriptional regulator, producing MAVHASPSGAMSRTQTQRRKRIVQTAAALAVRGGVEAMQMRSVAERAGVALGTLYRYFPSKMDLVVAVVTEELDLLEGGIVRRPPTADTPAGRAVDVFLRATRGLMREPELADALVRSLIMAEVKMELDVRISDLVWRVATGSLEDAEAAGNEGDGESGAVAEGGVDRESTGYVLVSSLTSVWIFELVEILKGRRDVDEVERRLHAAAERLLASF from the coding sequence GTGGCGGTGCACGCATCACCGAGTGGAGCGATGTCGCGAACTCAGACCCAGCGCCGCAAGCGCATCGTCCAGACGGCGGCGGCGCTGGCCGTACGCGGCGGTGTGGAGGCCATGCAGATGCGTTCGGTCGCCGAGCGCGCGGGGGTCGCCCTGGGCACCCTCTACCGGTACTTCCCCTCCAAGATGGACCTCGTGGTGGCCGTGGTCACCGAGGAGCTCGACCTGTTGGAGGGCGGGATCGTCCGCCGTCCGCCCACCGCCGACACCCCCGCGGGCCGCGCCGTCGACGTCTTCCTGCGCGCCACCCGGGGGCTGATGCGTGAGCCCGAACTCGCCGACGCGCTGGTCCGCTCGCTCATCATGGCCGAGGTCAAGATGGAGCTCGACGTGCGCATCTCCGACCTCGTGTGGCGGGTGGCCACCGGGTCCCTGGAGGATGCTGAGGCGGCCGGGAACGAGGGTGACGGGGAGTCCGGCGCCGTCGCCGAGGGCGGGGTCGACCGCGAGAGCACCGGCTACGTACTGGTGAGTTCACTGACGAGCGTGTGGATCTTCGAGCTGGTGGAGATCCTCAAGGGGCGCCGCGACGTCGACGAGGTGGAGCGCCGCCTGCACGCGGCCGCCGAACGCCTGCTCGCCTCCTTCTGA
- a CDS encoding sigma-70 family RNA polymerase sigma factor: protein MTRVNESDEPAEVEALYDAFAPALYRYAWSLLGGGADPARATAPLHAGSAPQDTGDPVAEAVHDALVAGVVLERERTDPADRGPWLYALTRSACQRRGFAHTCPYTRLATVPAEAPVARMFSRLPASHRELVELNLRHALSNGAVARVLGLDDQICGELSRSAIRRAAEGLEGIDPHQRPLALGEEDPATTGWRTKVHQVSSALSLLRPPGPPPALRAQIVLTSTDPALAEERDRIAATMHPLTSDGYPLHRSRLTRPVEEEAAAPAEPVVEPLPRALPGDRLTTRDHPVRTETVTRLAGPDDSAHGTDEEGTTRRRWPLPAVSGVATVVMAVALWSWASAVGGPTAVIGTGPADTRPSPSTEVEAVSTASDGKPAAGPVDRTTQAPGTVTTQDTADQAPTEGASDPSPSAQEEPRAPERDGEQGGSTEPTAPATPSESPSDEPPEGAGDGAGEGDEGEIPSDDPGGGLLTGLWEFLAGGG from the coding sequence GTGACCAGAGTTAACGAATCCGACGAACCGGCGGAAGTCGAGGCGCTCTACGACGCCTTCGCACCCGCGCTGTACCGGTACGCCTGGTCACTGCTGGGCGGCGGCGCCGACCCCGCGCGCGCCACCGCGCCCCTCCACGCCGGGTCCGCGCCACAGGACACCGGCGACCCGGTCGCCGAAGCCGTCCACGACGCCCTGGTCGCGGGCGTGGTCCTGGAGCGCGAACGCACCGACCCCGCCGACCGCGGCCCCTGGCTCTACGCACTGACCCGCTCCGCCTGCCAGCGGCGCGGCTTCGCGCACACCTGCCCCTACACCCGTCTGGCCACCGTGCCCGCCGAGGCGCCCGTCGCCCGCATGTTCTCCCGGCTGCCCGCCAGCCACCGCGAACTGGTCGAACTCAACCTGCGCCACGCCCTGTCCAACGGCGCCGTCGCCCGCGTGCTGGGCCTGGACGACCAGATCTGCGGCGAGCTCTCCCGGTCGGCGATCCGCCGCGCCGCCGAGGGTCTGGAGGGCATCGACCCGCACCAGCGCCCCCTGGCCCTGGGCGAGGAGGACCCCGCCACCACCGGATGGCGCACCAAGGTCCACCAGGTCTCCTCCGCCCTGTCCCTGCTGCGCCCGCCCGGCCCGCCGCCCGCACTGCGCGCCCAGATCGTGCTCACCAGCACCGACCCCGCGCTGGCCGAGGAGCGCGACCGGATCGCCGCGACCATGCACCCGCTCACCAGCGACGGCTACCCACTGCACCGCTCACGCCTGACCAGGCCGGTGGAGGAGGAGGCCGCCGCGCCCGCCGAGCCCGTCGTCGAACCTCTGCCGCGCGCCCTGCCCGGGGACCGTCTCACCACCCGCGACCACCCCGTGCGCACCGAGACCGTCACCCGGCTCGCCGGCCCCGACGACTCCGCGCACGGCACCGACGAGGAGGGGACGACCCGCCGCAGGTGGCCGCTCCCCGCCGTCTCGGGCGTGGCGACGGTCGTCATGGCGGTCGCCCTGTGGTCGTGGGCCAGCGCCGTCGGCGGGCCCACCGCCGTGATCGGAACCGGCCCGGCCGACACCCGGCCGAGCCCGTCGACGGAGGTGGAAGCCGTCTCGACGGCCTCGGACGGCAAACCGGCCGCCGGCCCCGTCGACCGGACCACCCAGGCACCCGGCACGGTCACGACCCAGGACACCGCCGATCAGGCGCCCACGGAGGGCGCGAGCGACCCGTCGCCGTCCGCGCAGGAGGAGCCCCGGGCACCCGAGCGGGACGGTGAGCAGGGCGGATCGACGGAACCGACCGCCCCGGCAACCCCCAGCGAGTCGCCCTCGGACGAGCCGCCCGAAGGCGCCGGGGACGGGGCGGGCGAAGGAGACGAGGGCGAGATCCCCTCGGACGACCCGGGCGGCGGCCTGCTGACCGGGCTGTGGGAGTTCCTCGCGGGCGGTGGCTGA
- the nadA gene encoding quinolinate synthase NadA, with translation MAPVTATADTMTRQEWAAEVRRLADERDAVILAHNYMRPEIQDVAHHTGDSLALSRLAASVDAGTIVFCGVHFMAETAKILAPEKTVLLPDVNAGCSLADTITAEDVRAWKAEHPGAVVVAYVNTTAAVKAETDICCTSSNAADVIRSIPEDREILFLPDQFLGAHVKRVTGRENIHIWMGECHVHAGIDGHTLRERVAAEPDAEVYVHPECGCATSALYLVGSGAVPQDRVKVLSTGGMLTAAENTTASKVLIATETGMLHQLRNANSTTTFEAVNSRAECHYMKMINADNLLDSLRHGTTEITVDELTAERARRSVERMVAIGSPSRGGE, from the coding sequence ATGGCACCGGTCACCGCTACCGCGGACACCATGACCAGGCAGGAATGGGCCGCCGAGGTCCGTCGCCTGGCAGACGAGCGCGACGCCGTCATCCTCGCGCACAACTACATGCGCCCGGAAATCCAGGACGTCGCCCACCACACCGGCGACTCCCTCGCGCTGTCCCGCCTCGCCGCGAGCGTCGACGCCGGCACCATTGTCTTCTGCGGCGTGCACTTCATGGCCGAGACCGCGAAGATCCTCGCTCCGGAGAAGACCGTCCTGCTGCCCGACGTCAACGCCGGGTGCTCGCTCGCCGACACCATCACCGCCGAGGACGTGCGCGCCTGGAAGGCCGAGCACCCCGGCGCGGTCGTCGTCGCCTACGTCAACACCACCGCGGCGGTCAAGGCCGAGACCGACATCTGCTGCACCTCGTCCAACGCCGCCGACGTCATCCGCTCCATCCCCGAGGACCGCGAGATCCTCTTCCTCCCGGACCAGTTCCTGGGCGCCCACGTCAAGCGGGTCACCGGCCGGGAGAACATCCACATCTGGATGGGCGAGTGCCACGTGCACGCGGGCATCGACGGCCACACCCTGCGCGAGCGCGTGGCGGCCGAGCCCGACGCCGAGGTCTACGTCCACCCCGAGTGCGGCTGCGCCACCTCGGCCCTCTACCTCGTGGGCAGCGGCGCGGTGCCCCAGGACCGCGTCAAGGTCCTGTCCACCGGCGGCATGCTCACCGCGGCGGAGAACACCACGGCCTCCAAGGTCCTCATCGCGACCGAGACCGGCATGCTGCACCAGCTGCGCAACGCCAACTCCACCACGACCTTCGAGGCGGTCAACTCGCGCGCCGAGTGCCACTACATGAAGATGATCAACGCCGACAACCTGCTCGACTCGCTGCGCCACGGCACGACCGAGATCACGGTCGACGAGCTCACCGCCGAGCGCGCCCGCCGGTCGGTCGAGCGCATGGTCGCGATCGGTTCGCCCTCCCGGGGCGGCGAGTAG
- a CDS encoding NUDIX domain-containing protein, translated as MLSAHEALAVVLQIRAGELCVLLWRRALPPCEGEWALPGGRLGPDESLGASIRRQLAQKVDVRDLSHLEQLETRSDPDRHPLRRTLATAYLGLAPAHIDPVVPADTGWHAAADLPPMAFDHASIVRSGRQRLRSKLSYTNVGFALAPPEFTMSELSGYYRAALGHDVAATNLRRVLLRRGQIEETGRSVPSGRSGGRPAALFRFRVRGLEVTDAFAVLRPPERG; from the coding sequence ATGCTGTCCGCCCATGAGGCGCTGGCGGTGGTGCTGCAGATTCGGGCCGGTGAGCTGTGCGTTCTGCTGTGGCGAAGGGCCCTGCCCCCGTGCGAGGGGGAGTGGGCGCTGCCCGGCGGCCGGCTCGGGCCGGACGAGAGCCTGGGCGCCTCCATCCGACGTCAGCTCGCCCAGAAGGTCGACGTGCGTGATCTGTCCCACCTGGAGCAGTTGGAGACGCGCAGCGACCCCGACCGGCACCCGCTGCGGCGCACGCTGGCCACGGCCTACCTCGGACTCGCGCCCGCCCACATCGACCCGGTGGTGCCCGCCGACACCGGCTGGCACGCGGCTGCCGACCTGCCGCCCATGGCCTTCGACCACGCCTCGATCGTGCGCTCGGGACGCCAGCGGCTGCGCTCCAAGCTGAGCTACACCAACGTGGGCTTCGCGCTGGCGCCGCCGGAGTTCACGATGTCGGAGCTGTCGGGCTACTACCGGGCGGCCCTCGGGCACGACGTGGCGGCCACGAACCTGCGGCGGGTCCTCCTGCGGCGCGGCCAGATCGAGGAGACCGGCCGCTCGGTCCCCTCCGGCCGCTCGGGTGGGCGCCCCGCCGCGCTGTTCCGCTTCCGCGTGCGGGGGCTGGAGGTCACCGACGCCTTCGCCGTCCTCCGCCCACCCGAGCGCGGCTAG
- a CDS encoding IS630 family transposase — translation MSAPGPKLPPLELSDQERAELQRWVRRRKTAQDLALRARIVLACAEGLSNAQVRRAVGVSAPTVTKWRQRFIAHRLDGLTDEPRPGRPRTITDAQVEAVVAATLESTPAPDTHWSTRSMAQHTGMTQNAVWRIWNAFGLQPHRREQFKISTDPFFIDKVRDVVGLYLDPPERAVALCVDEKSQIQALNRTQPVLPMMPGTPERATHDYVRAGVTSLFAALDTATGQVITSIHRRHRAIEFKKFLAKIDREVPADLQVHLVLDNYATHKTPEIQRWLLRHPRFHLHFIPTSSSWLNLVERWFAEITNRLIRRGTHRSVQALEKDIRAWAASWNENPRPYVWTKTAEEILDSIASYCQRISK, via the coding sequence ATGAGTGCTCCTGGACCGAAGCTGCCCCCGCTGGAGCTGAGCGACCAAGAACGCGCCGAGCTCCAGCGGTGGGTCAGACGACGCAAGACCGCACAGGACCTGGCCCTGCGGGCCCGGATCGTGCTCGCCTGCGCCGAAGGCCTGTCCAACGCCCAGGTCCGCCGCGCGGTAGGAGTATCGGCGCCCACGGTGACCAAGTGGCGCCAGCGCTTCATCGCGCACCGCTTGGACGGCCTGACCGACGAACCCCGGCCCGGACGGCCGCGCACGATCACCGACGCCCAGGTCGAGGCGGTGGTGGCCGCCACCCTGGAGAGCACACCCGCCCCTGACACCCACTGGTCCACGCGCTCCATGGCCCAGCACACAGGCATGACCCAGAACGCGGTGTGGCGCATCTGGAACGCCTTCGGCCTGCAGCCCCACCGGCGGGAACAGTTCAAGATCTCCACCGACCCGTTCTTCATCGACAAGGTCCGCGACGTCGTCGGCCTCTACCTCGACCCGCCCGAACGGGCGGTGGCGCTGTGCGTGGACGAGAAGTCCCAGATCCAGGCGCTCAACCGCACCCAGCCGGTGCTGCCGATGATGCCCGGCACCCCCGAGCGGGCCACCCATGACTACGTGCGTGCCGGGGTGACCAGCCTGTTCGCCGCGCTGGACACCGCCACAGGGCAGGTGATCACTTCGATCCACCGCCGCCACCGCGCCATCGAGTTCAAGAAGTTCCTGGCCAAGATCGACCGCGAGGTCCCCGCGGACCTGCAGGTGCACCTGGTCCTGGACAACTACGCCACGCACAAGACCCCCGAGATCCAAAGGTGGCTACTGCGCCACCCCCGGTTCCACCTGCACTTCATCCCGACCAGTTCCTCCTGGTTGAACCTGGTCGAGCGGTGGTTCGCCGAGATCACCAACCGGCTGATCCGCCGCGGCACCCACCGCAGCGTCCAGGCCCTGGAGAAGGACATCCGCGCCTGGGCCGCGTCCTGGAACGAGAATCCCCGACCCTATGTGTGGACCAAGACCGCAGAGGAGATCCTCGACAGCATCGCCTCATACTGCCAACGCATCAGCAAGTGA
- a CDS encoding HAD family hydrolase has translation MAIRTVVFDVGETLVDETRIFARWADRFGIPHMAFFGTIGGVIASGGTLTDGFRLLVPGFDLAVESERWRADDPDGEREHFDERDLYPDVRPAFKAMREAGLSLVIAGNQPVEAGPVLAAMELGVDGIGISDDWGVAKPDSAFFDRTLELAARSRPGLSADEVLYVGDRVDNDVLPAGRAGMRTVLLRRGLYGYRHAAAPDAGRADAVLDDLHQLTSWIAERP, from the coding sequence GTGGCAATTCGTACTGTGGTGTTCGACGTCGGCGAGACTCTGGTCGACGAGACGCGGATCTTCGCGCGCTGGGCGGACAGGTTCGGCATCCCGCACATGGCGTTCTTCGGCACCATCGGCGGTGTCATCGCCTCCGGCGGGACCCTGACCGACGGCTTCCGCCTGCTCGTGCCCGGGTTCGACCTGGCGGTCGAGAGCGAGCGCTGGCGGGCCGACGACCCCGACGGCGAGCGCGAGCACTTCGACGAGCGCGACCTCTACCCCGACGTGCGGCCCGCGTTCAAGGCCATGCGCGAGGCCGGGCTCTCCCTGGTGATCGCCGGCAACCAGCCCGTCGAGGCCGGTCCGGTCCTGGCCGCGATGGAGCTCGGCGTGGACGGGATCGGCATCTCCGACGACTGGGGCGTGGCCAAGCCCGACTCCGCGTTCTTCGACCGGACGCTCGAACTGGCCGCGCGGTCGCGGCCCGGCCTCTCCGCCGACGAGGTCCTCTACGTCGGCGACCGCGTCGACAACGACGTCCTGCCCGCCGGACGCGCCGGCATGCGCACCGTCCTGCTGCGGCGCGGCCTGTACGGCTACCGCCACGCCGCCGCGCCCGACGCCGGGCGCGCCGACGCCGTCCTGGACGACCTGCACCAGCTCACCTCGTGGATCGCCGAGCGGCCCTGA